A single genomic interval of Hevea brasiliensis isolate MT/VB/25A 57/8 chromosome 4, ASM3005281v1, whole genome shotgun sequence harbors:
- the LOC110633033 gene encoding uncharacterized protein LOC110633033, giving the protein MNADCPYIFQVERFKSMGKNKQSQENENRAAKAVWNKEMVHIFCDICIRAFQMGMRPGTHFTKQGWKYVIKHFQKESGLNFTKKQLKNKWDGSKKEWKIWKALIAEETELGWDTKRQTLDASDSWWDEKIKVMPAAKKFRYMGIEPELCAKYDVLFMDMGATGICAWTSSVIVVPNDKDDNDESPSDNVMPSDKDGNDESPSSTAIPLEGSGNSRNEPNFVESLEQIVDGANLSSEMMDGANVSSALPTQCTEATLEQDGNQLEEKMIERKQKRINESDTQTDTSKKIKIGRAQLEGLAKLSRQINRLVATVEGRSSVTSKRTDLPGCSIPEVLADLHSIPEIVKGSELHLFATDLFLSRAKREVYVSLEESDVKLTWLKYQHAKCKVDM; this is encoded by the exons ATGAATGCTGATTGTCCCTATATATTTCAAGTAGAAAGATTTAAATCT ATGGGAAAGAACAAGCAAAGTCAGGAAAATGAAAATAGAGCTGCTAAGGCCGTGTGGAATAAGGAGATGGTGCATATCTTTTGTGATATTTGTATCCGAGCCTTTCAAATGGGCATGCGACCTGGGACTCACTTTACAAAGCAAGGTTGGAAGTATGTAATCAAACACTTCCAGAAGGAAAGCGGGCTAAATTTTACCAAAAAACAGTTGAAAAACAAGTGGGATGGAAGTAAAAAAGAATGGAAGATTTGGAAAGCTTTGATAGCTGAAGAGACCGAACTTGGTTGGGATACGAAAAGGCAAACACTGGATGCTTCTGATTCTTGGTGGGATGAAAAGATTAAG GTTATGCCAGCAGCTAAAAAATTTCGATACATGGGTATTGAACCTGAACTTTGTGCAAAATATGATGTCTTGTTCATGGATATGGGGGCTACTGGAATCTGTGCTTGGACTTCTTCAGTGATTGTTGTACCAAATGATAAGGATGACAATGATGAATCACCTAGTGATAACGTTATGCCTTCAGATAAGGATGGCAATGATGAGTCACCTAGTAGTACTGCAATACCATTAGAAGGGAGTGGCAATTCAAGAAATGAACCTAATTTTGTTGAGAGTTTGGAGCAAATTGTGGATGGTGCTAATCTATCATCAGAAATGATGGATGGTGCTAATGTTTCATCAGCTCTCCCTACGCAATGCACAGAAGCCACTTTAGAGCAAGATGGCAATCAGCTTGAGGAGAAAATGATTGAGAGGAAACAAAAAAGGATCAATGAATCTGATACACAAACTGATACaagtaagaaaataaaaataggaAGGGCGCAGTTAGAAGGTTTAGCAAAGTTATCTCGGCAGATTAATAGACTGGTAGCTACTGTTGAAGGTAGGAGTAGTGTGACTTCCAAGAGGACAGATCTTCCAGGATGCAGCATACCTGAGGTCTTGGCTGACCTACATTCTATACCAGAGATTGTGAAAGGCAGTGAACTTCATTTATTTGCTACAGACTTATTTCTTTCCAGGGCAAAGAGAGAGGTGTATGTTTCCTTGGAGGAGTCTGATGTTAAATTAACTTGGTTAAAGTACCAACATGCGAAGTGTAAGGTTGATATGTAG